One Dysidea avara chromosome 7, odDysAvar1.4, whole genome shotgun sequence genomic region harbors:
- the LOC136259905 gene encoding uncharacterized protein isoform X1, with protein sequence MKRNFVYTTTTTTPAVNARQQTSSSSQPPLKKHKPFEETDDLLDDDELLDAIGTQALEQFENNNDCRQSSNATASSPKFPLPTSSNMPVNSAHCSSFSQATHTGLSHQTSNVTAVDAQLETAVKQNRLLEQKVKLLQEEQYSQVGEVKILREKLNQAEVQFHAKETSIQQMRNQMQSKWEEKEKELQEKITSLTSMLEFKEQETLDAHEKCKYLEQQQKVASKNETSPLVEEVRVQSDIKMTPVSARCKEAKQAQKNLKNFGTEFPVSDPLNGFSMDSGSCSKSKSKPRVTQLKYSKAVNTSTPITAHPNTSTPITAHPTTVALCNQETQTPVGVLQYRNQNDIMSVELDVPLLDTTGHQLFNHLMGIYPKIEKRTTVVHAGCVFNNESTETGNTKTADTGKSPASVLSLICPVTCVSNSAWLEQNFSSEMIPKAPSICTSLPHKTVSMDEQEDKSTYLLSRELPASGTSTPFLRDPVVQCDIQQSLASLLGSAHLPDIPVTQKWISDLNSFSITNGDSGIKLLLVLEKLVERYYTERTQEGSHCKSVESWVSGSLEGLLPSFTSSDEDRIGQRFKDPMRMDNAQAIIHIMDIMLELVRRSKTVRCHILDHFLSCPEFPSKPPLLLDGSKLSNKDDKWPMAMEVNSGPYSMEQMENGPMDCDQGSKLESSANSVSSILDLVPLGDKLGPHRQNTWLVTEGAASLSKAVLVSANRDTSTLSSVVGSYGDHTFSSGANYFPQNTAPGGDSCVQPNNLFTTLLRLMEPLHQPFEEEAVVTSNALEILVVLAQDCSEHQLECYQESSLSPILRPILRRGCTRMRLLVVNLLYQLASSPAVINSICTNGDHCPLLYAYELLSNCSSKCLSDSDLEYGLKILQMVARAMSTGHEEGGKPMYIFDFDCCCSGELITGLLAFTKRMVKACTADSEKLMDDGNSIRYEIISQVILVLLPVILNPEIGDDITHRDDYKHNYTEVVKGLSMVLLQCAPSSKWEQAVSTLKELLDYDDLQECLNATSNSSTAKTSLLHDL encoded by the exons ATGAAGAGGAATTTTGTTTACACGACCACCACCACCACGCCTGCGGTTAATGCGAGACAGCAGACATCTTCATCCAGCCAGCCACCATTGAAAAAGCACAAGCCATTCGAAGAAACTGATGATTTACTAGACGACGATGAGCTATTGGATGCAATAGGCACTCAGGCACTGGAGCAGTTTGAGAACAACAATGACTGTAGACAGTCGAGCAATGCTACAGCTTCTTCACCCAAATTTCCATTGCCTACTTCATCAAACATGCCCGTCAATTCTGCACATTGTAGCTCGTTTAGTCAGGCAACTCACACAGGACTCAGCCACCAAACTAGCAATGTGACTGCAGTCGATGCACAACTGGAAACAGCTGTGAAACAGAACAGACTCCTCGAACAGAAGGTTAAACTACTTCAGGAAGAACAGTACTCACAAGTAGGCGAGGTCAAGATTTTACGAGAGAAACTTAATCAAGCTGAAGTTCAGTTTCATGCCAAAGAGACATCAATTCAGCAAATGCGTAATCAAATGCAGTCAAAGTGGGAGGAGAAAGAAAaagaattacaagaaaaaataaCGTCACTTACTTCAATGTTAGAGTTTAAGGAACAGGAAACACTAGATGCTCATGAGAAATGTAAATATCTAGAGCAACAGCAAAAGGTAGCATCAAAGAATGAAACTTCTCCCCTAGTGGAAGAAGTGAGAGTGCAATCGGATATTAAGATGACACCTGTTTCAGCGCGCTGCAAGGAAGCCAAGCAGGCCCAAAAGAATCTTAAAAACTTTGGTACTGAGTTTCCAGTTTCTGATCCCCTAAATGGTTTTTCAATGGACAGCGGTAGCTGCAGCAAATCAAAGTCCAAACCCAGAGTGACTCAACTGAAGTACAGCAAAGCGGTAAACACCAGTACACCTATAACAGCACATCCTAACACCAGTACACCCATAACAGCACATCCTACCACAGTTGCATTGTGCAACCAAGAGACCCAGACTCCGGTTGGCGTGCTACAGTACAGGAATCAGAATGATATAATGTCTGTGGAACTTGACGTTCCTCTGTTGGACACTACAGGCCACCAGCTTTTCAATCATCTCATGGGTATCTACCCCAAGATAGAGAAACGTACCACTGTTGTACATGCAGGGTGTGTTTTCAACAATGAATCAACTGAAACTGGAAATACTAAAACTGCAGATACTGGCAAGTCACCTGCAAGTGTTTTGTCTTTAATTTGTCCTGTTACATGTGTTAGCAACTCTGCTTGGTTGGAGCAAAATTTTAGCAGCGAGATGATTCCCAAGGCACCATCGATTTGCACATCATTACCTCACAAAACTGTTTCAATGGATGAACAGGAAGACAAGAGTACCTACCTCTTATCTCGGGAGCTACCAGCTAGTGGCACTTCAACGCCATTTCTTAGGGACCCTGTGGTACAGTGTGATATACAGCAGAGTCTTGCAAGTCTACTGGGATCAGCACATTTACCTGACATTCCTGTTACCCAAAAATGGATTTCTGATTTGAACAGTTTCAGTATAACAAATGGTGACTCAGGAATTAAACTTTTACTTGTATTGGAGAAGCTGGTAGAAAGGTATTATACAGAGAGGACTCAAGAAGGTAGCCATTGCAAATCTGTGGAGTCTTGGGTCAGTGGTAGTTTGGAGGGGTTACTACCATCATTTACTTCATCAGACGAGGACAGGATAGGCCAGAGGTTTAAAGATCCCATGAGGATGGATAATGCACAGGCAATCATTCATATAATGGATATTATGTTGGAGCTAGTACGACGCAGTAAGACTGTGAGGTGCCACATTCTTGATCACTTCTTATCCTGTCCGGAGTTCCCTTCCAAACCACCACTGTTGTTAGATGGCAGTAAACTCTCCAACAAAGATGATAAGTGGCCTATGGCAATGGAGGTCAACAGTGGACCATATAGCATGGAGCAGATGGAGAATGGACCGATGGATTGTGATCAAGGATCAAAACTG GAATCTTCAGCAAATTCTGTTTCTTCCATTTTGGACCTTGTGCCTTTGGGTGACAAACTGGGACCACACCGACAGAATACTTGGCTGGTGACTGAGGGAGCTGCCTCACTAAGTAAAGCTGTTCTGGTCTCAGCCAATAGAGATACCAGTACTTTATCATCTGTGGTTGGCAGCTATGGTGATCATACGTTTTCCTCTGGAGCAAACTATTTTCCACAGAATACAGCCCCTGGTGGTGACTCCTGTGTACAACCCAACAACCTGTTTACCACATTGTTACGCCTGATGGAACCATTGCAT CAACCATTTGAAGAGGAGGCAGTAGTGACATCTAATGCGCTGGAGATACTGGTGGTCCTTGCTCAGGATTGTAGTGAGCATCAGTTGGAGTGTTACCAGGAATCTTCCCTGTCTCCTATACTCAGACCCATACTGAGGAGGGGATGTACAAGGATGCGCCTGTTAGTTGTCAACTTGCTATACCAACTTGCATCAAGCCCGGCGGTTATCAACAGTATCTGCACCAATGGTG ACCACTGTCCTCTACTATATGCTTACGAACTACTAAGTAATTGCTCTTCAAAGTGTCTCAGTGATTCTGATCTTGAGTATGGCTTAAAG ATCTTACAGATGGTTGCTAGGGCCATGTCTACTGGACATGAGGAAGGTGGAAAGCCAATGTACATATTTGATTTTGACTGCTGTTGCAGTGGTGAACTGATTACTGGTCTGTTGGCATTTACCAAGAGGATGGTCAAGGCATGCACAGCAGATAGTGAGAAACTTATGGATGATGGCAACAGCAT CAGATATGAGATAATCAGTCAGGTGATTCTGGTATTGCTACCGGTGATATTAAACCCAGAAATCGGTGATGACATCACACACAGAGATGATTATAAGCACAACTACACTGAGGTAGTGAAGGGACTCAGTATGGTGTTGTTACAGTGTGCTCCCAGCAGTAAATGGGAACAAGcag TATCAACACTGAAGGAGCTACTTGACTATGACGACCTTCAGGAATGTCTTAATGCCACATCAAACTCATCTACTGCCAAAACCTCATTATTACATGACTTGTGA
- the LOC136259905 gene encoding uncharacterized protein isoform X2 — protein MKRNFVYTTTTTTPAVNARQQTSSSSQPPLKKHKPFEETDDLLDDDELLDAIGTQALEQFENNNDCRQSSNATASSPKFPLPTSSNMPVNSAHCSSFSQATHTGLSHQTSNVTAVDAQLETAVKQNRLLEQKVKLLQEEQYSQVGEVKILREKLNQAEVQFHAKETSIQQMRNQMQSKWEEKEKELQEKITSLTSMLEFKEQETLDAHEKCKYLEQQQKVASKNETSPLVEEVRVQSDIKMTPVSARCKEAKQAQKNLKNFGTEFPVSDPLNGFSMDSGSCSKSKSKPRVTQLKYSKAVNTSTPITAHPNTSTPITAHPTTVALCNQETQTPVGVLQYRNQNDIMSVELDVPLLDTTGHQLFNHLMGIYPKIEKRTTVVHAGCVFNNESTETGNTKTADTGKSPASVLSLICPVTCVSNSAWLEQNFSSEMIPKAPSICTSLPHKTVSMDEQEDKSTYLLSRELPASGTSTPFLRDPVVQCDIQQSLASLLGSAHLPDIPVTQKWISDLNSFSITNGDSGIKLLLVLEKLVERYYTERTQEGSHCKSVESWVSGSLEGLLPSFTSSDEDRIGQRFKDPMRMDNAQAIIHIMDIMLELVRRSKTVRCHILDHFLSCPEFPSKPPLLLDGSKLSNKDDKWPMAMEVNSGPYSMEQMENGPMDCDQGSKLESSANSVSSILDLVPLGDKLGPHRQNTWLVTEGAASLSKAVLVSANRDTSTLSSVVGSYGDHTFSSGANYFPQNTAPGGDSCVQPNNLFTTLLRLMEPLHQPFEEEAVVTSNALEILVVLAQDCSEHQLECYQESSLSPILRPILRRGCTRMRLLVVNLLYQLASSPAVINSICTNGDHCPLLYAYELLSNCSSKCLSDSDLEYGLKILQMVARAMSTGHEEGGKPMYIFDFDCCCSGELITGLLAFTKRMVKACTADSEKLMDDGNSIYEIISQVILVLLPVILNPEIGDDITHRDDYKHNYTEVVKGLSMVLLQCAPSSKWEQAVSTLKELLDYDDLQECLNATSNSSTAKTSLLHDL, from the exons ATGAAGAGGAATTTTGTTTACACGACCACCACCACCACGCCTGCGGTTAATGCGAGACAGCAGACATCTTCATCCAGCCAGCCACCATTGAAAAAGCACAAGCCATTCGAAGAAACTGATGATTTACTAGACGACGATGAGCTATTGGATGCAATAGGCACTCAGGCACTGGAGCAGTTTGAGAACAACAATGACTGTAGACAGTCGAGCAATGCTACAGCTTCTTCACCCAAATTTCCATTGCCTACTTCATCAAACATGCCCGTCAATTCTGCACATTGTAGCTCGTTTAGTCAGGCAACTCACACAGGACTCAGCCACCAAACTAGCAATGTGACTGCAGTCGATGCACAACTGGAAACAGCTGTGAAACAGAACAGACTCCTCGAACAGAAGGTTAAACTACTTCAGGAAGAACAGTACTCACAAGTAGGCGAGGTCAAGATTTTACGAGAGAAACTTAATCAAGCTGAAGTTCAGTTTCATGCCAAAGAGACATCAATTCAGCAAATGCGTAATCAAATGCAGTCAAAGTGGGAGGAGAAAGAAAaagaattacaagaaaaaataaCGTCACTTACTTCAATGTTAGAGTTTAAGGAACAGGAAACACTAGATGCTCATGAGAAATGTAAATATCTAGAGCAACAGCAAAAGGTAGCATCAAAGAATGAAACTTCTCCCCTAGTGGAAGAAGTGAGAGTGCAATCGGATATTAAGATGACACCTGTTTCAGCGCGCTGCAAGGAAGCCAAGCAGGCCCAAAAGAATCTTAAAAACTTTGGTACTGAGTTTCCAGTTTCTGATCCCCTAAATGGTTTTTCAATGGACAGCGGTAGCTGCAGCAAATCAAAGTCCAAACCCAGAGTGACTCAACTGAAGTACAGCAAAGCGGTAAACACCAGTACACCTATAACAGCACATCCTAACACCAGTACACCCATAACAGCACATCCTACCACAGTTGCATTGTGCAACCAAGAGACCCAGACTCCGGTTGGCGTGCTACAGTACAGGAATCAGAATGATATAATGTCTGTGGAACTTGACGTTCCTCTGTTGGACACTACAGGCCACCAGCTTTTCAATCATCTCATGGGTATCTACCCCAAGATAGAGAAACGTACCACTGTTGTACATGCAGGGTGTGTTTTCAACAATGAATCAACTGAAACTGGAAATACTAAAACTGCAGATACTGGCAAGTCACCTGCAAGTGTTTTGTCTTTAATTTGTCCTGTTACATGTGTTAGCAACTCTGCTTGGTTGGAGCAAAATTTTAGCAGCGAGATGATTCCCAAGGCACCATCGATTTGCACATCATTACCTCACAAAACTGTTTCAATGGATGAACAGGAAGACAAGAGTACCTACCTCTTATCTCGGGAGCTACCAGCTAGTGGCACTTCAACGCCATTTCTTAGGGACCCTGTGGTACAGTGTGATATACAGCAGAGTCTTGCAAGTCTACTGGGATCAGCACATTTACCTGACATTCCTGTTACCCAAAAATGGATTTCTGATTTGAACAGTTTCAGTATAACAAATGGTGACTCAGGAATTAAACTTTTACTTGTATTGGAGAAGCTGGTAGAAAGGTATTATACAGAGAGGACTCAAGAAGGTAGCCATTGCAAATCTGTGGAGTCTTGGGTCAGTGGTAGTTTGGAGGGGTTACTACCATCATTTACTTCATCAGACGAGGACAGGATAGGCCAGAGGTTTAAAGATCCCATGAGGATGGATAATGCACAGGCAATCATTCATATAATGGATATTATGTTGGAGCTAGTACGACGCAGTAAGACTGTGAGGTGCCACATTCTTGATCACTTCTTATCCTGTCCGGAGTTCCCTTCCAAACCACCACTGTTGTTAGATGGCAGTAAACTCTCCAACAAAGATGATAAGTGGCCTATGGCAATGGAGGTCAACAGTGGACCATATAGCATGGAGCAGATGGAGAATGGACCGATGGATTGTGATCAAGGATCAAAACTG GAATCTTCAGCAAATTCTGTTTCTTCCATTTTGGACCTTGTGCCTTTGGGTGACAAACTGGGACCACACCGACAGAATACTTGGCTGGTGACTGAGGGAGCTGCCTCACTAAGTAAAGCTGTTCTGGTCTCAGCCAATAGAGATACCAGTACTTTATCATCTGTGGTTGGCAGCTATGGTGATCATACGTTTTCCTCTGGAGCAAACTATTTTCCACAGAATACAGCCCCTGGTGGTGACTCCTGTGTACAACCCAACAACCTGTTTACCACATTGTTACGCCTGATGGAACCATTGCAT CAACCATTTGAAGAGGAGGCAGTAGTGACATCTAATGCGCTGGAGATACTGGTGGTCCTTGCTCAGGATTGTAGTGAGCATCAGTTGGAGTGTTACCAGGAATCTTCCCTGTCTCCTATACTCAGACCCATACTGAGGAGGGGATGTACAAGGATGCGCCTGTTAGTTGTCAACTTGCTATACCAACTTGCATCAAGCCCGGCGGTTATCAACAGTATCTGCACCAATGGTG ACCACTGTCCTCTACTATATGCTTACGAACTACTAAGTAATTGCTCTTCAAAGTGTCTCAGTGATTCTGATCTTGAGTATGGCTTAAAG ATCTTACAGATGGTTGCTAGGGCCATGTCTACTGGACATGAGGAAGGTGGAAAGCCAATGTACATATTTGATTTTGACTGCTGTTGCAGTGGTGAACTGATTACTGGTCTGTTGGCATTTACCAAGAGGATGGTCAAGGCATGCACAGCAGATAGTGAGAAACTTATGGATGATGGCAACAGCAT ATATGAGATAATCAGTCAGGTGATTCTGGTATTGCTACCGGTGATATTAAACCCAGAAATCGGTGATGACATCACACACAGAGATGATTATAAGCACAACTACACTGAGGTAGTGAAGGGACTCAGTATGGTGTTGTTACAGTGTGCTCCCAGCAGTAAATGGGAACAAGcag TATCAACACTGAAGGAGCTACTTGACTATGACGACCTTCAGGAATGTCTTAATGCCACATCAAACTCATCTACTGCCAAAACCTCATTATTACATGACTTGTGA